TTTCTCAAAACAAAAAGAGGAAATTTTTTTTTCGTCTGGCGTTACGTCTTCCGCCAGTACTACTTGCGTTGTTGGCATTTAGCATAGTGTCATCGTATGCGCTTGCGGCAGCCATGCAGAGTTCAAATTATAAAATTGAAAGTGATAGTGTTAACGTGGGCGGTGTTCGTTCCTCCTCGGGTTCGTACATTATGGAAGATACCATGGGTGAAGTTGGGACTGGTCTATCGTCAAGCGCAAATTACATACTCAAGGCGGGATATCAGCAGATGCAGGGAAGTTATCTTTCTTTGAGTGCTCCCATAGATATCACCATGACGCCACTTTCGTTATCACAAAATACTGCCGTAGGAAGTGCGGGATGGACGGTAATAACTGATAATGGTGCTGGTTACACGTTGTCAATAAATGCTTCGTCAACATCCCCCTGTCCACTCAACGCAGGCGGTGTGAGAAATGCGTTGTGCAATATGAGTACATCAAACGCGTTCACCGATCTTGCGACTACCTCAAAGGCAACGTGGTCCGTCTCTAGTGCTTACAAGTTTGGGTATTCCGCGTTTGGTAATGATACAACAGGACATGGCACAGACGCTGATTGTATTGCAGGGACTGATGTGCCATCAGCAACGCTTTTATGGCAGGGATTTGATGGAACAAAACTTATTGAGATTGCGAGCAGTACCTCGCGCACTTCTCCATCGGGCACAGTCTCAACACTCTGTGTAGCAGTTGAACAAAATGGTGTTTTTGCACCTTCGGGAACATATCAAGCGACCACGACCGCAACTCTCATTGCACTTTAAACGTGCGAGGCAAACTAAACAGGGTATAATGATTACGCGGCCGTCGAGATAATTTACCGCACATTTTTCTTTGCATCAATGACTTTTTACTATCGAATAATAACCACGGTTTTAATTGCGGTGCTTTTTCCGCACGTGCTTTTGACTGCGCAAGACTCGGTGACGGTTAATCAATCGGTAATTGGTGCAGATACATCGCCACCATTACCTCCTGCATCGGTAACTGCGACGGCAATATCACAAACAGAGATTGATCTCACATGGACTACATCGACGGATAATGTTGGTGTAACAGGGTACCAAGTGTTTAGAGAATTTGTTCAGATTGCCACATCTACCGTAGAGTCATATTCTGACACCGGTCTTTTGCCAGCAACTCTATATTCTTATACCATTGTGGCGTTTGATGCCGCTTTGAATATTGGATTACATTCCGCAACTTCAAGTGCTACAACGTTCTCCACTCCTTCTACACCGTCCACACCTCCCCCCTCATCGTCTGGGGGAGGGAACGGACCCATCCAAACATCGAATATTGTTCCGCTTGTAACGCACATAGAAGTCACTGCATCGACCACTGACGCTGTTATTTTTTGGAACACGAACGTTGATACAGAAGGCACTCTTTCGTGGGGGAGAACGACCGATTATGACAAGGGAAGTCTTACGGAAGTTTTTTTCGGGAAAAATCATATTACGCGAATTAATAACCTTATTCCCAATACTCTCTATTATTTCAAAATAGATTTAGTGAGTACCTACGGAATTACGGGGACACTAACAGGACAGACATTTAAAACAAAAGATATTTTAGAAGGAAAGCTTTTCCCTAACGTAACCACATTTTCGGTTATCCCTGATAAGGATTCCATCTTTCTCAAATGGGTAAATCCCCCTTCCGATAAATTTGAAGAAGTACGGATTGTTCGTCTTGAAAAAACTTATCCAAAAGATCCGCTTGATGGAAAAGTTGTATATGAAGGACGAGATTCACGTTCCACGGATACAGATACACGGGAAGGGGTAACATATTATTACGCAATCTTTGCGAAAGATAAGACAGGAAATTATTCTTCAGGCGCTGTTGGTCAAGGATCGCTCTTGCGCGGCAGATCGGATACACCTATCGATCAAGAATTTTCCGATACGGAAAATAACATTACTCCGGATATCGAAACGAATGAGTACTACGAAGACACGCTTGTCTTGCAGGATTTCGAATTTAGACAAGACGGTATTCTTATACCATGGCGGGGGGCAACAATGACCATCGATGCCACAAAAAATTATGAGATATCTATCCCGTATAAAAAAATTCCTGACCCGACACGTATCGTCATCATCGGATTACAGGATGTTCTTCAACACGAAACCGTGTACACATTTCTTCTACGAGCAGATGATACCCGTGATGTTTACGAGGGAACAATGAGTCCCATTGGAGAGCGCGGTGAATATAATTTAAAAATAAAAACTCTCACCAGTAAAAGCAAAGAAATAAAAATATTAAGCGGACTACTGATCGCTAAGGATAAATTTCCTACGCGTGTGCAAACAATCACATATACAAATATATGTTTTTGGTTCATATTAATTTTAATTATTATCATCATCCTTCTTGTAATTTTTGATCGCAAAAAACGCAGACAAGACGAGTTCGTATAAAAAGAAAAAGAACATCGTGGAAACCACCTTGTTGCTAAAAAATGATATTTCCACATAATTCTCACTGACCGTTAATCCAAGATCTTCAATACCAAAACTGCGGGTCAAAAGCATAAGGATTTTACCTATATATTCAGGCATTTAATTGGTATTTATACACGGAACAACCGTGTTTTTTTGAATGTGGATAACTCGTCTATTTTTTTCAACTTATTTATGTCTATTTTGATATAATAAATCTAATTCAATACGATATTGAACCCCAATATTTAAAGGCTTTTTTATGAAAATTGACCAGCAATATATTTCACTGTGCGAAGCAAGTAAGTTGACCCCTTACGATGCAAATTATCTGGGTCTTTTGGTTAGAAAAAAACGACTTTTTGCTGTGAAGAAAAATGGAAAATGGTTTACGACTACGGATGCGGTAAAAGAATACCTCAAAGAGGTTTCGCAGAAATCTCTCGATCACTACGGATTTAGGGGGACGTCCGGAGCAAACATGGGACTCGTTGCAAGTATTTTTATTCCAATTACTATTTTTGTGGCAATCGCGGTGTTTGTTTCTGCTGAAGGAGTGTCTTCGGTTAGTAGTGGGGAAGAAAACGCAACTGAAAATAAAGAATCAATTCGACTCGATGTTTCATCTGGCGAATTAATTTCTCGTGATACGTATGATGGTCGTGGAAATACCATCGTACCTCAAAACTAAATGTAAGCACCATGTTGTCATTCGGTAAAACATTAAAAATATTTCACAAAGAACAACACGCTCGTATTGCGCATGTGTGCGTGATAAGCGCGGGGTTTATTTTTGGAGGAATATTTTTATTGTTTGCTTTTTTTGGTACGGCAGTTGAAGCGGCAATCAATAAAGAAATTGATTATCAAGGGAAACTAACAAACACGAGCAACATCGCTGTCGCCGATGGAAGTTACAACATCAGATTTAAATTATATACCGTTGCAACTGGAGGAGTTGCGACATGGACAGAAACATGGTGCTATTCTCCCGACAGTGGAACTACGTGCGATGGGACAGGAACAAACAATCGCATCGCGCTTACGAGCGGACTCTTTAGTACCATGTTGGGAAGTACCACCGCGCTTACCTCGGTAGATTTTAATCAAACATTATATCTTGGAGTAGAGATCGGAGGATCGGCAGCCACTCCTACGTGGGATGGCGAAATGACTCCGCGAAAAAGATTAGGCGCTGTGCCCGCGGCATTTGAGGCGGGGAAAATTAACGGATTGGAAAGCTGGCAATTTTTAAGGGGAGATGCGAGCAACTCAACTTCAACTGCAGGAACGTTTGTAACTATTAATCAAACAGGAGCGGGCGCAATTCTCAATCTTACCAACGGAACGGCAAATGTTTTTTCCGCGCTCTCCACGGGGCTTGTGAGTATTGGTACGAGTACACCATATTCCAAACTCACGGTCTGGGGTGGGGGGGCGAGCACTGGTCAAGCATTTGAAATCGTAAACAACGCATCCACCACACTCGCAAAATTCCTCGACAACGGCACGGGATATTTTTTAGGCAACATCGGCATCGGCACCACCTCCCCTTACGCCAAACTCTCCGTCGCAGGACAAGTAGTGGGAGAATATTACACCGCCACCTCAACGACAGCGACGAGTACGTTTGCAGGTGGTGCAACATTTGCGACTAGTGGAGGAAATGT
This genomic window from bacterium contains:
- a CDS encoding fibronectin type III domain-containing protein, producing MTFYYRIITTVLIAVLFPHVLLTAQDSVTVNQSVIGADTSPPLPPASVTATAISQTEIDLTWTTSTDNVGVTGYQVFREFVQIATSTVESYSDTGLLPATLYSYTIVAFDAALNIGLHSATSSATTFSTPSTPSTPPPSSSGGGNGPIQTSNIVPLVTHIEVTASTTDAVIFWNTNVDTEGTLSWGRTTDYDKGSLTEVFFGKNHITRINNLIPNTLYYFKIDLVSTYGITGTLTGQTFKTKDILEGKLFPNVTTFSVIPDKDSIFLKWVNPPSDKFEEVRIVRLEKTYPKDPLDGKVVYEGRDSRSTDTDTREGVTYYYAIFAKDKTGNYSSGAVGQGSLLRGRSDTPIDQEFSDTENNITPDIETNEYYEDTLVLQDFEFRQDGILIPWRGATMTIDATKNYEISIPYKKIPDPTRIVIIGLQDVLQHETVYTFLLRADDTRDVYEGTMSPIGERGEYNLKIKTLTSKSKEIKILSGLLIAKDKFPTRVQTITYTNICFWFILILIIIIILLVIFDRKKRRQDEFV